A stretch of the Papaver somniferum cultivar HN1 chromosome 6, ASM357369v1, whole genome shotgun sequence genome encodes the following:
- the LOC113291481 gene encoding uncharacterized protein LOC113291481 — MIFDAEDIEEDMEDHNDSLVLTLPVAVCNVKKILIDGGSSVDVLFYDTFKRMELNDEQLMSSYYTIYGFNGAPTNPLRDIVLEVRTRPMNIETWFSVVDAPSPYNAIIGRRWVHKLKVVAATYHQYLRFPTLEEVMEIKGDQITARECQSLQNQLNNEQDEQRKPRRSKNKAAAKDKEIELYLEEISGKICTKENVTLTTEASTSMAKEAEETAK, encoded by the coding sequence ATGATATTCgacgctgaagatatcgaagaagacatGGAGGACCACAACGATTCTCTAGTTCTCACCTTACCGGTAGCAGTATGTAACGTCAAGAAGATATTGATTGACGGTGGGAGTTCAGTCGACGTTTTGTTCTATGATACGTTCAAACGAATGGAACTGAATGATGAGCAACTGATGTCTTCTTATTATACCATCTATGGATTCAATGGCGCCCCAACGAATCCCCTAAGAGACATCGTATTAGAAGTAAGGACAAGACCAATGAATATAGAAACATGGTTCAGTGTGGTCGATGCTCCTTCTCcctacaacgccatcatcggTCGTAGATGGGTACACAAACTCAAAGTAGTAGCAGCAACATATCACCAGTACCTTAGATTCCCAACGCTCGAAGAGGTAATGGAAATTAAGGGGGATCAGATCACCGCCCGAGAATGCCAATCTCTGCAAAACCAACTCAACAATGAACAAGATGAGCAGCGGAAGCCCCGCAGGAGCAAAAACAAGGCAGCAGCCAAGGACAAGGAAATCGAACTATATCTTGAAGAAATTTCGGGAAAAATCTGTACAAAGGAGAATGTCACCTTAACTACCGAAGCTTCTACTTCAATGGCTAAAGAGGCTGAAGAGActgccaaatag